From the Brachyspira intermedia PWS/A genome, the window GCTGATGATAAAAGCTAATTAAAGTTAAATGTAAATAATAAAATTGAGTATAATAAAAACTAGGAGTATAAATTATGCCTGCAGAGAAAGAAAAAGATAAAAAACAACGAGTGCTAAGCGGCCGTCAAAAAGTTGCTATATTTTTAGTATCTCTTGGAATGGAAACTTCAAGTGAAATATTTAAACATTTGAGAGAGGAAGAAATAGAGCAGATAACATTTGATATTGCCAGACTTGAAAATATAGAATCCGCTGATAAGGATGCTGTATTTAGAGAGTTCCAAGAGATGATGATAGCTCAGGACTTCATAACTCAAGGTGGTATAGATTATGCAAGAGACTTGCTTGAAAGATCTGTGGGCAGTCAGAAGGCTAGCGATATAATCAATAGATTAACTTCTTCATTACAGGTTAGACCTTTTGATTTTATACGCCGTACAGACCCTGCACACTTGCTTAACTTCATACAAGGTGAGCACCCTCAAACTATAGCACTTATTTTGGCTTATTTGGAAGCACAAAAAGCTGCTAGTATATTGGGAGCTTTACCTACAGAGATTCAGCCTGATGTAGCTAAACGTATCGCTATAATGGACAGAACATCTCCAGAGGTTTTAAGAGAGGTTGAAAGAGTACTTGAAAGAAAACTTTCTACTCTTGCTAGTGAAGACTTTACTTCTGCCGGCGGTATAGATTCTATAGTAGAAATCATTAACAGTGTTGACAGATCTACTGAGAAAAGTATTATCGAGAGTTTGGAGGAAGACGATCCGGAACTTGCAGAAGAGATCAAGAAACGTATGTTTGTATTCGAAGATATCGTATTGCTTGACGACAGAGCTATACAGAAGGTACTTCGTGAGGTTGATTCAAGCGACTTGGCTAAAGCACTTAAGAGTGTTGATACAGATGCTCAGGATAAAGTTTACAGAAACATGTCCAAACGTGCTGCCGCATTGCTTAAAGAGGATATGGACTTTATGGGACCTGTTCGTCTTAAAGACGTTGAAGAGGCTCAGCAGAAAATCGTTAATATCATCCGTAAGCTTGAAGAGCAAGGTGATATTGTTGTTGCTCGTGCCGGTGAAGATGAAATGGTTGTGTGATTTTTTAGGATAATAATTATAAAAATAATTGGGAGTAAATTATGCCAGAAAAGGTTTTTAAATCCAGAAGTATTGTTGAACTTACTCAAAAAGTTAATATTGCAGTACCTCATCATAAATCTCAGGAAGAACTTGATTATGAGGAATCTCAAGAGGAATATAGAGGCCCTTCCATTGAAGAAATTGAAGCTGAAATTGCAGGTCTTAGAGCTCAATGGGAAGAAGATTTAAGAGATATGAGAAGAAAGGCTGTTGATGAGGCAGACAGAATCATTGAAGATGCTAAAACACAGGCTTTTGAGATATTTAAATCTAAGCAAAATGAAGCACATGTTATTTCAGAACAGGCTAAAGTTGATGCTTCAAGAATAATACAAGATGCTAATGCTGAAAAAGAAAGAATACAAAGTGAATCAGAATCTATAAAAGATGCTGCATATAAAGAAGGATATGCAAAAGGTTATGATGAAGGTTTTGAAAAATCTTTCTCTGACAGTAATAATGATTTAATAAAATTAACAGAAAAGATGAAAAAAATCTTAGCTGAAACTATTAATAAAAGAAATGAAATAATAGATGCAGCAGAAGCTCAGGTTATTGAGGTTGCTGTACTTATAGCTAAGCGTGTTGTAAAAATGCTTACTGAAAGAGATAAAGGTATTGTTATTAGGAATATTCAGGAGGCTTTAAGAAGAATTAAAGGCAGAACTAAAATCACTATTAGAGTTAATATTGATGATTTGGAAGTTTCTGCAAGACATAAAGATGAATTTTATCAAATGCTTGATAAGATTGAGGGCGTAACAGTATTGGAAGACCCTAATGTTGATGTTGGCGGTTGTATGATAGAAACAGACTTCGGCGATATAGATGCTAGAATAAATACTCAATTGAATGAAATAGAAACTGCTATTAAAGAAGTAGAACCTATTAAAGGTTTCTAATTATACTATAATTTATTTTAGGGCTTGATGATATTATGATAAAAGATGAAAATATAGATTTTGATAAAGAAGTAAAAAAGACATTTGAAAAATATAGAAAAGTAGTTGATGATGTAGCTTTATTAAAATCTTATGGTAAAGTTAAAGAAGTTATAGGTTCATTGGTTATTAGTGAAGGACCTTTCTGCAAACTTGGAGATATGTGCCGTATATATATGAATGATGACACTTATCTTGATGCAGAGGCTATAGGTTTTAGAAATCAAGATGTTCTTCTAGCTACTTTTGGACCAGTTAATGGAATAACTTTCGGTAATATGGTTTATTCTTTTGAAAGACCATTATCCGTTATGTGCTGTGATGAAATATTAGGAACAGTACTCGATGCAAGAGGAAAACCGCTTGCAGGAGGAGGACATAATTTTTATGAAACTCCTATTCCAGTTTCTCATAATGCCGTAAACCCAATGAACAGACCTAGAATAAAAAAACATATACAAACAGGTGTAAGAGCTATAGACGGACTTCTCACTGTTGGACAGGGACAGCGTATGGCTATAATGAGCGGTACAGGTGTTGGTAAGTCTACACTTTTATCTATGATAGCTAGAAATACTAATGCTGATGTCAATGTTATTGCATTGATTGGTGAAAGAAGAAGAGAAGTAAGAGATTTTATAGAAAGAGATTTAGGAGAGGAAGGATTAAAAAGAAGTGTATTGGTAGTTGCTACAAGTGATGATGCTCCGCTTTTGAGAGTGCGTGCTGCATATACTGCTACTACTATAGCTGAATATTTCAGAGATAAAGGCAAAAATGTAATGTTTATGGTTGACTCTGTAACACGTTTTGCTTTGGCACAAAGAGAGATAGGACTTTCAAGAGGTGAACCCCCTACAACTAGAGGTTATACTCCTAGTGTATTCTCTGAACTTGCTAAACTTTTGGAAAGAACTGGTACTTCAAATAAAGGTTCTATAACAGCATTTTACAATGTATTGGTAGAAGGTGATGATTTGGACGAACCTATTACAGATGCTGTTAGAGGTATATTAGACGGACACATAGTTCTATCTAGAGATTTGGCTAATAGAGGACATTTCCCTGCTATTGATGTTAATAAAAGCATATCTAGGATTATGAATGAAGTAGTTTCTAATATGCATAAGAGAGCAGCAAGAGAATTTTTAAAAATGAGTGCTGACTATAATGAAGCTAAAGAACTTATAATGATAGGCGGTTATGCTAAAGGAAGTATGCCTGAGGTTGACAGGGCTATTGATTATAAGCCTATGATGGATAGATATTTACAGCAAGATGTATATGAAGTTTCAAGTTTTGCTGATAGTAAAGAGGCTCTTTTATCTATGTTCTATTCTCAGGAAGAGATAGAAGAGGATTTAGTAAATAGCGGCGACGTAAAAAAAGCAGCTGACAGAACAGATATTTCCGACAATGTAGAATATGCTAATGATGTTGTAATATTGTAGAAAAAAGATAATATAAATTGTTGGTAATATTATGAAGAAATTTGATTTTAAACTTGAGCCTTTATATAAACTTAGAAAAAATATAGAAAAGCAAAAACAAGCTGAAGTGGCTGAGGTTTCTGCTCTATATAATAAAGAAAGAGATGGAAAAGATGACTGCATTTCAAAAATCAATGATGGTATAAGAATCGTTGATAGTATGGAAGATAATAATGAAATGCTAACTATGAGTATTTATCTTGGAGAATATATAAGTGCTTTGAATTCTCAGA encodes:
- the fliH gene encoding flagellar assembly protein FliH — protein: MPEKVFKSRSIVELTQKVNIAVPHHKSQEELDYEESQEEYRGPSIEEIEAEIAGLRAQWEEDLRDMRRKAVDEADRIIEDAKTQAFEIFKSKQNEAHVISEQAKVDASRIIQDANAEKERIQSESESIKDAAYKEGYAKGYDEGFEKSFSDSNNDLIKLTEKMKKILAETINKRNEIIDAAEAQVIEVAVLIAKRVVKMLTERDKGIVIRNIQEALRRIKGRTKITIRVNIDDLEVSARHKDEFYQMLDKIEGVTVLEDPNVDVGGCMIETDFGDIDARINTQLNEIETAIKEVEPIKGF
- a CDS encoding flagellar FliJ family protein, encoding MKKFDFKLEPLYKLRKNIEKQKQAEVAEVSALYNKERDGKDDCISKINDGIRIVDSMEDNNEMLTMSIYLGEYISALNSQIAIHEDNMAEISVELRKRQEVLQEASRQRRAVELLKEKKLLEYKKLMNKEEQAKLDEWKKEYVSSDAYEY
- the fliG gene encoding flagellar motor switch protein FliG gives rise to the protein MPAEKEKDKKQRVLSGRQKVAIFLVSLGMETSSEIFKHLREEEIEQITFDIARLENIESADKDAVFREFQEMMIAQDFITQGGIDYARDLLERSVGSQKASDIINRLTSSLQVRPFDFIRRTDPAHLLNFIQGEHPQTIALILAYLEAQKAASILGALPTEIQPDVAKRIAIMDRTSPEVLREVERVLERKLSTLASEDFTSAGGIDSIVEIINSVDRSTEKSIIESLEEDDPELAEEIKKRMFVFEDIVLLDDRAIQKVLREVDSSDLAKALKSVDTDAQDKVYRNMSKRAAALLKEDMDFMGPVRLKDVEEAQQKIVNIIRKLEEQGDIVVARAGEDEMVV
- a CDS encoding FliI/YscN family ATPase, which gives rise to MIKDENIDFDKEVKKTFEKYRKVVDDVALLKSYGKVKEVIGSLVISEGPFCKLGDMCRIYMNDDTYLDAEAIGFRNQDVLLATFGPVNGITFGNMVYSFERPLSVMCCDEILGTVLDARGKPLAGGGHNFYETPIPVSHNAVNPMNRPRIKKHIQTGVRAIDGLLTVGQGQRMAIMSGTGVGKSTLLSMIARNTNADVNVIALIGERRREVRDFIERDLGEEGLKRSVLVVATSDDAPLLRVRAAYTATTIAEYFRDKGKNVMFMVDSVTRFALAQREIGLSRGEPPTTRGYTPSVFSELAKLLERTGTSNKGSITAFYNVLVEGDDLDEPITDAVRGILDGHIVLSRDLANRGHFPAIDVNKSISRIMNEVVSNMHKRAAREFLKMSADYNEAKELIMIGGYAKGSMPEVDRAIDYKPMMDRYLQQDVYEVSSFADSKEALLSMFYSQEEIEEDLVNSGDVKKAADRTDISDNVEYANDVVIL